The Odocoileus virginianus isolate 20LAN1187 ecotype Illinois chromosome 3, Ovbor_1.2, whole genome shotgun sequence genome includes a window with the following:
- the FLT4 gene encoding vascular endothelial growth factor receptor 3 isoform X3: protein MQWGAALCLRLWLCLGLLDNERGLASGYSMTPPTLNITEETYVIDSSDSLSISCRGQHPLEWAWPGAQDVPVPEEKDGEDTGTVQDCEGTDARPYCKVLRLQEAHANDTGSYRCYYKYIKARIEGTTAASTYVFVRDWQQPFINKPDTLLVNRKDSMWVPCRVSIPGLNVTLRSQSAALQPDGQEVVWDDRRGMRVPTPLLRDALYLQCETSRGGQAFLSNPFVVHITGNELYDIQLFPKRSLELLVGEKLVLNCTVWAEFNSGVTFDWNYPGKQAERGKWVPERRSQQTHTELSSILTIHNISQRDLGPYVCQANNGIQQFQESTEVIVHEKPFISVEWLKGPVLEATAGDELVKLPVKLAAYPPPEFQWYKDKKAVSGRHSPHVLVLKEVTEASAGIYTLALWNTAAGLRRNISLELVVNVPPHIHEKEASSPSIYSRHSRQALTCTAYGVPHPLGIQWHWRPWTPCRTFSQRSLSQRRQQRDRMPQCQDWREVTTQDAVNPIESLDTWTEFVEGKNKTVSKLVIQEANVSAMYKCVVFNKVGQDERLIYFYVTTIPDGFSIESEPSEEPLEGQAVRLSCRADNYTYEHLHWYRLNLSTLHDAQGNPLLLDCKNVHLFATPLAASLEEVTPGERHATLTLTIPSVAPEHEGDYVCEVQDRRSHDKHCHKKYLSVQALEAPRLTQNLSDLLVNVSDSLEMRCPVAGVHVPSIVWYKDERLLEEESGIDLADSNQRLSIQRVREEDAGHYLCSVCNAKGCVNSSASVAVEGSEDKGSMEIVILVGTGVIAVFFWVLLLLIFCNMRRPTHADIKTGYLSIIMDPGEVPLEEQCEYLSYDTSQWEFPRERLHLGRVLGHGAFGKVVEASAFGINKGSSCDTVAVKMLKEGATASEHRALMSELKILIHIGNHLNVVNLLGACTKPNGPLMVIVEFCKYGNLSNFLRTKREAFNPRAEKSAEQRRHFCSMVEAAKADQRRPGNGDMALLTRLLTGKGGAGRAAPVQEAKDLWLSPLTMEDLVCYSFQVARGMEFLASRKCIHRDLAARNILLSESDVVKICDFGLARDIYKDPDYVRKGSARLPLKWMAPESIFDKVYSTQSDVWSFGVLLWEIFSLGASPYPGVQINEEFCQRLKEGTRMRAPELATPAIRRIMLSCWAGDPKERPAFSDLVEILGNLLQGRAQQEDEDCMAPRGSQSSEEGSFLQASTTAMHITETDADTEDSPLSLHQHSLAARYYNCVSFPGCLARGTQTQGSSRMKTFEEFPMTPTTYKAIVDSQTDSGMVLASEEFEQLESRHREDSRLSCKGRGRNVNVATAHLDPQGRRRPELGPRGQVFYNSEYGELAGPPEESASTPAAQAPFFTDSSY from the exons GCCTGGCCAGTGGCTACTCCATGACCCCGCCAACCCTGAACATCACGGAAGAGACATATGTCATCGATTCCAGTGACAGCCTGTCCATCTCCTGCAG GGGGCAGCACCCCCTGGAGTGGGCCTGGCCCGGGGCTCAGGACGTGCCAGTCCCAGAGGAGAAGGATGGTGAGGACACGGGGACCGTGCAAGACTGTGAAGGCACAGACGCCCGGCCCTACTGCAAGGTTCTGCGGCTGCAGGAGGCCCACGCCAATGACACAGGCAGCTACCGCTGCTACTATAAGTACATCAAGGCTCGCATTGAGGGCACCACTGCGGCCAGCACCTACGTATTTGTGAGAG ACTGGCAGCAGCCATTCATCAACAAGCCAGACACGCTCCTGGTCAACAGGAAGGACTCCATGTGGGTGCCCTGCCGGGTGTCCATCCCCGGCCTGAACGTCACACTGCGCTCG CAAAGCGCGGCACTGCAACCTGATGGACAGGAGGTGGTGTGGGACGACCGCCGGGGCATGCGGGTGCCCACCCCTCTGCTGCGCGATGCTCTGTACCTGCAGTGTGAGACCAGCCGGGGcggccaggccttcctgtccaacCCCTTCGTCGTGCACATCACAG GCAACGAGCTCTATGACATCCAGCTGTTCCCCAAGAGATCGCTGGAGCTGCTGGTTGGGGAAAAACTGGTCCTGAACTGTACCGTGTGGGCCGAGTTCAACTCAGGTGTCACCTTTGATTGGAACTATCCGGGGAAGCAG GCAGAGCGGGGTAAGTGGGTACCAGAGCGGCGCTCCCAGCAGACCCACACAGAGCTCTCCAGCATCCTCACCATCCACAACATCAGCCAGCGTGACTTGGGTCCCTACGTGTGCCAGGCCAACAATGGTATCCAGCAGTTCCAGGAGAGCACTGAGGTCATTGTGCACG agaagcccTTCATCAGCGTCGAATGGCTCAAGGGTCCGGTTCTAGAGGCCACAGCAGGAGATGAGCTGGTGAAGCTGCCTGTGAAGCTGGCAGCATATCCCCCACCGGAGTTCCAATGGTAC AAGGACAAAAAGGCCGTGTCCGGGCGCCATAGTCCCCATGTTCTGGTGCTCAAGGAGGTGACGGAGGCCAGCGCAGGCATCTACACCCTGGCCCTGTGGAACACCGCGGCTGGCCTGAGGCGTAACATCAGCCTGGAGCTGGTGGTTAATG TACCCCCCCACATCCACGAAAAGGAGGCCTCCTCCCCCAGCATCTATTCCCGCCATAGTCGCCAGGCCCTCACCTGCACGGCCTACGGGGTGCCCCATCCTCTCGGCATCCAGTGGCACTGGCGGCCATGGACACCCTGCAGGACCTTCAGCCAGCGCAGCCT CAGCCAGCGGCGGCAGCAGCGAGACCGAATGCCACAGTGCCAGGACTGGAGGGAGGTGACCACACAGGATGCTGTGAACCCCATTGAGAGCCTGGACACCTGGACAGAGTTTGTAGAGGGCAAAAATAAG ACGGTGAGCAAGCTGGTGATCCAGGAGGCCAATGTGTCCGCCATGTACAAGTGCGTGGTCTTCAACAAAGTGGGTCAGGATGAGCGGCTCATCTACTTCTACGTGACCA ccatCCCCGACGGCTTCAGCATAGAGTCAGAGCCATCGGAAGAGCCCCTAGAGGGCCAGGCCGTGCGCCTGAGCTGCCGGGCGGACAACTACACGTATGAGCATTTGCACTGGTACCGCCTCAACCTGTCCACGCTGCATGACGCGCAGGGGAACCCACTGCTGCTTGACTGCAAGAACGTGCACCTGTTTGCCACGCCACTGGCCGccagcctggaggaggtgacGCCCGGCGAGCGCCACGCCACGCTCACCCTCACCATCCCCAGTGTGGCACCAGAACATGAAGGCGACTACGTGTGTGAGGTGCAGGACCGGCGCAGCCATGACAAGCACTGCCATAAGAAGTACCTGTCTGTGCAGG CCCTAGAAGCCCCACGGCTCACACAGAACCTAAGCGACCTCCTGGTGAATGTGAGTGATTCCTTGGAGATGCGGTGCCCAGTGGCTGGGGTGCACGTACCCAGCATCGTGTGGTACAAAGATGAGAGGCTGCTGGAAGAAGAGTCTG GAATCGACCTGGCGGACTCGAACCAGAGGCTGAGCATCCAGCGCGTGCGCGAGGAGGACGCGGGCCACTATCTGTGCAGTGTGTGCAACGCCAAGGGCTGCGTCAACTCCTCTGCCAGCGTGGCTGTGGAAG GCTCTGAGGATAAAGGCAGCATGGAGATCGTGATCCTTGTTGGCACCGGGGTCATCGCTGTCTTCTTCTGGGTCCTCCTTCTCCTCATCTTCTGTAACATGAGGAGG CCAACCCACGCAGACATCAAGACTGGCTACTTGTCCATCATCATGGACCCCGGGGAGGTGCCTTTGGAGGAGCAGTGTGAATACTTGTCCTATGACACGAGTCAGTGGGAGTTCCCCCGGGAACGGCTGCACCTTG ggAGAGTCCTCGGCCACGGGGCCTTTGGGAAGGTGGTGGAAGCCTCAGCCTTCGGCATCAACAAGGGCAGCAGCTGTGACACTGTGGCCGTGAAAATGCTGAAAG AGGGCGCCACAGCCAGCGAGCATCGCGCCCTGATGTCGGAGCTCAAAATCCTAATCCACATTGGTAACCACCTGAACGTGGTCAACCTCCTGGGGGCTTGCACCAAGCCCAATG gccctctCATGGTGATCGTGGAGTTTTGCAAGTATGGCAATCTCTCCAACTTCTTGCGCACCAAGCGGGAGGCCTTCAATCCCCGCGCG GAGAAGTCTGCTGAGCAGCGAAGGCACTTCTGCTCCATGGTGGAGGCCGCCAAGGCTGACCAGAGGAGGCCAGGGAACGGCGACATGGCCCTCCTCACAAGGCTCCTAACGGGcaagggcggggcggggcgggccgctCCAGTCCAAGAAG CCAAGGACCTGTGGCTGAGCCCGCTGACCATGGAAGACCTCGTCTGCTACAGTTTTCAGGTGGCCCGAGGCATGGAGTTCCTGGCCTCTCGAAAG TGTATCCACAGAGACCTGGCGGCTCGAAACATCTTGCTGTCAGAAAGTGACGTGGTGAAGATCTGTGACTTCGGCCTGGCCCGGGACATCTACAAAGACCCTGACTACGTGCGCAAGGGCAGT GCCCGGCTGCCCCTGAAGTGGATGGCCCCCGAGAGCATCTTCGACAAGGTGTACAGCACGCAGAGTGACGTGTGGTCCTTTGGGGTCCTGCTGTGGGAGATTTTCTCCCTGG GGGCCTCCCCATACCCTGGGGTGCAGATCAATGAGGAGTTCTGCCAGCGGCTGAAAGAGGGCACCCGGATGAGGGCCCCAGAGCTAGCCACTCCTGCCAT ACGCCGCATCATGCTGAGCTGCTGGGCGGGAGACCCCAAAGAGAGGCCTGCATTCTCAGATCTGGTGGAGATCCTGGGGAACCTGCTTCAGGGCAGGGCCCAGCAG GAAGATGAGGACTGCATGGCTCCTCGTGGTTCTCAGAGCTCGGAGGAAGGCAGCTTCTTGCAGGCATCCACCACGGCCATGCACATCACAGAGACGGATGCTGACACAGAGGACAGCCCGCTGAGCCTGCACCAGCACAGCCTGGCAGCCAG ATATTATAACTGTGTGTCCTTTCCGGGATGCCTTGCCAGAGGGACTCAAACCCAGGGTTCCTCCAGGATGAAAACGTTTGAGGAATTTCCCATGACCCCAACTACCTACAAGGCTATAGTG GACAGCCAGACGGACAGTGGGATGGTGCTGGCCTCCGAGGAGTTTGAGCAGCTGGAAAGCAGGCACAGAGAAGACAGCAGGCTCAG CTGTAAAGGACGGGGCAGGAATGTGAACGTGGCCACGGCCCACCTGGACCCCCAAGGGCGGCGGCGGCCCGAGCTGGGGCCCCGGGGCCAAGTGTTCTACAACAGCGAGTACGGGGAGCTGGCGGGGCCCCCGGAGGAGAGTGCCAGCACCCCAGCCGCCCAGGCGCCCTTCTTCACAGACAGCAGCTACTGA
- the FLT4 gene encoding vascular endothelial growth factor receptor 3 isoform X4, translated as MQWGAALCLRLWLCLGLLDNERGLASGYSMTPPTLNITEETYVIDSSDSLSISCRGQHPLEWAWPGAQDVPVPEEKDGEDTGTVQDCEGTDARPYCKVLRLQEAHANDTGSYRCYYKYIKARIEGTTAASTYVFVRDWQQPFINKPDTLLVNRKDSMWVPCRVSIPGLNVTLRSQSAALQPDGQEVVWDDRRGMRVPTPLLRDALYLQCETSRGGQAFLSNPFVVHITGNELYDIQLFPKRSLELLVGEKLVLNCTVWAEFNSGVTFDWNYPGKQAERGKWVPERRSQQTHTELSSILTIHNISQRDLGPYVCQANNGIQQFQESTEVIVHEKPFISVEWLKGPVLEATAGDELVKLPVKLAAYPPPEFQWYKDKKAVSGRHSPHVLVLKEVTEASAGIYTLALWNTAAGLRRNISLELVVNVPPHIHEKEASSPSIYSRHSRQALTCTAYGVPHPLGIQWHWRPWTPCRTFSQRSLQRRQQRDRMPQCQDWREVTTQDAVNPIESLDTWTEFVEGKNKTVSKLVIQEANVSAMYKCVVFNKVGQDERLIYFYVTTIPDGFSIESEPSEEPLEGQAVRLSCRADNYTYEHLHWYRLNLSTLHDAQGNPLLLDCKNVHLFATPLAASLEEVTPGERHATLTLTIPSVAPEHEGDYVCEVQDRRSHDKHCHKKYLSVQALEAPRLTQNLSDLLVNVSDSLEMRCPVAGVHVPSIVWYKDERLLEEESGIDLADSNQRLSIQRVREEDAGHYLCSVCNAKGCVNSSASVAVEGSEDKGSMEIVILVGTGVIAVFFWVLLLLIFCNMRRPTHADIKTGYLSIIMDPGEVPLEEQCEYLSYDTSQWEFPRERLHLGRVLGHGAFGKVVEASAFGINKGSSCDTVAVKMLKEGATASEHRALMSELKILIHIGNHLNVVNLLGACTKPNGPLMVIVEFCKYGNLSNFLRTKREAFNPRAEKSAEQRRHFCSMVEAAKADQRRPGNGDMALLTRLLTGKGGAGRAAPVQEAKDLWLSPLTMEDLVCYSFQVARGMEFLASRKCIHRDLAARNILLSESDVVKICDFGLARDIYKDPDYVRKGSARLPLKWMAPESIFDKVYSTQSDVWSFGVLLWEIFSLGASPYPGVQINEEFCQRLKEGTRMRAPELATPAIRRIMLSCWAGDPKERPAFSDLVEILGNLLQGRAQQEDEDCMAPRGSQSSEEGSFLQASTTAMHITETDADTEDSPLSLHQHSLAARYYNCVSFPGCLARGTQTQGSSRMKTFEEFPMTPTTYKAIVDSQTDSGMVLASEEFEQLESRHREDSRLSCKGRGRNVNVATAHLDPQGRRRPELGPRGQVFYNSEYGELAGPPEESASTPAAQAPFFTDSSY; from the exons GCCTGGCCAGTGGCTACTCCATGACCCCGCCAACCCTGAACATCACGGAAGAGACATATGTCATCGATTCCAGTGACAGCCTGTCCATCTCCTGCAG GGGGCAGCACCCCCTGGAGTGGGCCTGGCCCGGGGCTCAGGACGTGCCAGTCCCAGAGGAGAAGGATGGTGAGGACACGGGGACCGTGCAAGACTGTGAAGGCACAGACGCCCGGCCCTACTGCAAGGTTCTGCGGCTGCAGGAGGCCCACGCCAATGACACAGGCAGCTACCGCTGCTACTATAAGTACATCAAGGCTCGCATTGAGGGCACCACTGCGGCCAGCACCTACGTATTTGTGAGAG ACTGGCAGCAGCCATTCATCAACAAGCCAGACACGCTCCTGGTCAACAGGAAGGACTCCATGTGGGTGCCCTGCCGGGTGTCCATCCCCGGCCTGAACGTCACACTGCGCTCG CAAAGCGCGGCACTGCAACCTGATGGACAGGAGGTGGTGTGGGACGACCGCCGGGGCATGCGGGTGCCCACCCCTCTGCTGCGCGATGCTCTGTACCTGCAGTGTGAGACCAGCCGGGGcggccaggccttcctgtccaacCCCTTCGTCGTGCACATCACAG GCAACGAGCTCTATGACATCCAGCTGTTCCCCAAGAGATCGCTGGAGCTGCTGGTTGGGGAAAAACTGGTCCTGAACTGTACCGTGTGGGCCGAGTTCAACTCAGGTGTCACCTTTGATTGGAACTATCCGGGGAAGCAG GCAGAGCGGGGTAAGTGGGTACCAGAGCGGCGCTCCCAGCAGACCCACACAGAGCTCTCCAGCATCCTCACCATCCACAACATCAGCCAGCGTGACTTGGGTCCCTACGTGTGCCAGGCCAACAATGGTATCCAGCAGTTCCAGGAGAGCACTGAGGTCATTGTGCACG agaagcccTTCATCAGCGTCGAATGGCTCAAGGGTCCGGTTCTAGAGGCCACAGCAGGAGATGAGCTGGTGAAGCTGCCTGTGAAGCTGGCAGCATATCCCCCACCGGAGTTCCAATGGTAC AAGGACAAAAAGGCCGTGTCCGGGCGCCATAGTCCCCATGTTCTGGTGCTCAAGGAGGTGACGGAGGCCAGCGCAGGCATCTACACCCTGGCCCTGTGGAACACCGCGGCTGGCCTGAGGCGTAACATCAGCCTGGAGCTGGTGGTTAATG TACCCCCCCACATCCACGAAAAGGAGGCCTCCTCCCCCAGCATCTATTCCCGCCATAGTCGCCAGGCCCTCACCTGCACGGCCTACGGGGTGCCCCATCCTCTCGGCATCCAGTGGCACTGGCGGCCATGGACACCCTGCAGGACCTTCAGCCAGCGCAGCCT CCAGCGGCGGCAGCAGCGAGACCGAATGCCACAGTGCCAGGACTGGAGGGAGGTGACCACACAGGATGCTGTGAACCCCATTGAGAGCCTGGACACCTGGACAGAGTTTGTAGAGGGCAAAAATAAG ACGGTGAGCAAGCTGGTGATCCAGGAGGCCAATGTGTCCGCCATGTACAAGTGCGTGGTCTTCAACAAAGTGGGTCAGGATGAGCGGCTCATCTACTTCTACGTGACCA ccatCCCCGACGGCTTCAGCATAGAGTCAGAGCCATCGGAAGAGCCCCTAGAGGGCCAGGCCGTGCGCCTGAGCTGCCGGGCGGACAACTACACGTATGAGCATTTGCACTGGTACCGCCTCAACCTGTCCACGCTGCATGACGCGCAGGGGAACCCACTGCTGCTTGACTGCAAGAACGTGCACCTGTTTGCCACGCCACTGGCCGccagcctggaggaggtgacGCCCGGCGAGCGCCACGCCACGCTCACCCTCACCATCCCCAGTGTGGCACCAGAACATGAAGGCGACTACGTGTGTGAGGTGCAGGACCGGCGCAGCCATGACAAGCACTGCCATAAGAAGTACCTGTCTGTGCAGG CCCTAGAAGCCCCACGGCTCACACAGAACCTAAGCGACCTCCTGGTGAATGTGAGTGATTCCTTGGAGATGCGGTGCCCAGTGGCTGGGGTGCACGTACCCAGCATCGTGTGGTACAAAGATGAGAGGCTGCTGGAAGAAGAGTCTG GAATCGACCTGGCGGACTCGAACCAGAGGCTGAGCATCCAGCGCGTGCGCGAGGAGGACGCGGGCCACTATCTGTGCAGTGTGTGCAACGCCAAGGGCTGCGTCAACTCCTCTGCCAGCGTGGCTGTGGAAG GCTCTGAGGATAAAGGCAGCATGGAGATCGTGATCCTTGTTGGCACCGGGGTCATCGCTGTCTTCTTCTGGGTCCTCCTTCTCCTCATCTTCTGTAACATGAGGAGG CCAACCCACGCAGACATCAAGACTGGCTACTTGTCCATCATCATGGACCCCGGGGAGGTGCCTTTGGAGGAGCAGTGTGAATACTTGTCCTATGACACGAGTCAGTGGGAGTTCCCCCGGGAACGGCTGCACCTTG ggAGAGTCCTCGGCCACGGGGCCTTTGGGAAGGTGGTGGAAGCCTCAGCCTTCGGCATCAACAAGGGCAGCAGCTGTGACACTGTGGCCGTGAAAATGCTGAAAG AGGGCGCCACAGCCAGCGAGCATCGCGCCCTGATGTCGGAGCTCAAAATCCTAATCCACATTGGTAACCACCTGAACGTGGTCAACCTCCTGGGGGCTTGCACCAAGCCCAATG gccctctCATGGTGATCGTGGAGTTTTGCAAGTATGGCAATCTCTCCAACTTCTTGCGCACCAAGCGGGAGGCCTTCAATCCCCGCGCG GAGAAGTCTGCTGAGCAGCGAAGGCACTTCTGCTCCATGGTGGAGGCCGCCAAGGCTGACCAGAGGAGGCCAGGGAACGGCGACATGGCCCTCCTCACAAGGCTCCTAACGGGcaagggcggggcggggcgggccgctCCAGTCCAAGAAG CCAAGGACCTGTGGCTGAGCCCGCTGACCATGGAAGACCTCGTCTGCTACAGTTTTCAGGTGGCCCGAGGCATGGAGTTCCTGGCCTCTCGAAAG TGTATCCACAGAGACCTGGCGGCTCGAAACATCTTGCTGTCAGAAAGTGACGTGGTGAAGATCTGTGACTTCGGCCTGGCCCGGGACATCTACAAAGACCCTGACTACGTGCGCAAGGGCAGT GCCCGGCTGCCCCTGAAGTGGATGGCCCCCGAGAGCATCTTCGACAAGGTGTACAGCACGCAGAGTGACGTGTGGTCCTTTGGGGTCCTGCTGTGGGAGATTTTCTCCCTGG GGGCCTCCCCATACCCTGGGGTGCAGATCAATGAGGAGTTCTGCCAGCGGCTGAAAGAGGGCACCCGGATGAGGGCCCCAGAGCTAGCCACTCCTGCCAT ACGCCGCATCATGCTGAGCTGCTGGGCGGGAGACCCCAAAGAGAGGCCTGCATTCTCAGATCTGGTGGAGATCCTGGGGAACCTGCTTCAGGGCAGGGCCCAGCAG GAAGATGAGGACTGCATGGCTCCTCGTGGTTCTCAGAGCTCGGAGGAAGGCAGCTTCTTGCAGGCATCCACCACGGCCATGCACATCACAGAGACGGATGCTGACACAGAGGACAGCCCGCTGAGCCTGCACCAGCACAGCCTGGCAGCCAG ATATTATAACTGTGTGTCCTTTCCGGGATGCCTTGCCAGAGGGACTCAAACCCAGGGTTCCTCCAGGATGAAAACGTTTGAGGAATTTCCCATGACCCCAACTACCTACAAGGCTATAGTG GACAGCCAGACGGACAGTGGGATGGTGCTGGCCTCCGAGGAGTTTGAGCAGCTGGAAAGCAGGCACAGAGAAGACAGCAGGCTCAG CTGTAAAGGACGGGGCAGGAATGTGAACGTGGCCACGGCCCACCTGGACCCCCAAGGGCGGCGGCGGCCCGAGCTGGGGCCCCGGGGCCAAGTGTTCTACAACAGCGAGTACGGGGAGCTGGCGGGGCCCCCGGAGGAGAGTGCCAGCACCCCAGCCGCCCAGGCGCCCTTCTTCACAGACAGCAGCTACTGA